DNA sequence from the Butyricimonas faecalis genome:
ATAATTCTTTTCGGATTCGTCACTTTTACCTCATCCTATTGTTCGTGTATTTCGTGATCAATGTGTTTCTGAGTTGTACGTAGGTTTGCATGATCGTGTCGGCACATTCCTGCGTGTATTTATTGAGTAATTCTATTGCTTTCTTGGGATTTTTCTTTTGCAAGGCGATGAATTCTTTCTCGATTTCAGCGTTACGTTCGAAGAAGGATTGTTCCATGGGAGTCCGTGCGGCGTCTAAATCCTTTTTTCCATCCTGCCAATTCAGATAGAGTAAGTTATCGACAAAGTCGATGGCCCAGCGGGCGGAATTGTCCGAGTATTCTTTGGGGTTATACGTGGAATAGACTTCCGGTACGTGGGTCACTCCCGTGAAGATAGGCAGGTATGGCGACGTGTAGGCATTGTCTTGGAAAACCCAGTATATTCCACCGATTTCCCGGGGAAGATCCGAACGGAGCTGGGCAACCATGCCGTATTCCCCGTCAACCCGTGCTACTAGGCGTCTGCGGGTAGTCTTCATTAACTTTTGCGTTTCACCGGAGGGGAAAGGGGTGGCCAGTTTACTTTTCACCATGTTCCCGTTCTTGTCCGGGTAATACCAGACGGCATCATTCTCTTTATCATAGATAGTTCCCGAGAAAGTGGAACGTTGGAAGTCCATGAAATCTTTCACGGATACTTGTCGTTCCGGTTTAAAGGAGAACGGGTACACGCTAAGCGGCTCCACGTATTGGATATACTGGTTCAGGTTGTCGAACGGATTGTTGGTGCGTCTGGACGGGATCGGGTCGAGGGAGGGTGCAAAAGTGTTGACGAATAACCAAAAACGGTTCGTGGCCCATTCTCTGGGAGTCGGGGCATATACATCCTGCCAAACGAAAGGTTGTCCGCTTTCCGGGGAATACCAGCCATTTTCAATAGCTACCTGTTGGTAGTTGGAGGAGGCTCGGAATTGTTC
Encoded proteins:
- a CDS encoding dipeptidase; the encoded protein is MKTFFLLLVAAFLFSQTGKACTIIVAGKKATVDGSVLNSHTDAGADCRIRVVPGQKFPKGSMAPVYYGIQRVDLPLDDNGEILGYIPQVEQTYTYFQSAYSHINEYQLCIGESTTSQRPELQVSKGEGKQIMTVEQAMIFALQRCKTAEEALTLITSLMEKYGFLPSCGPESECLTIADPEGVWVLELFSVGKDWTPESGKPGVIWAAQRVPDDEIAIIPNWSIIKEIDLSKPEQFRASSNYQQVAIENGWYSPESGQPFVWQDVYAPTPREWATNRFWLFVNTFAPSLDPIPSRRTNNPFDNLNQYIQYVEPLSVYPFSFKPERQVSVKDFMDFQRSTFSGTIYDKENDAVWYYPDKNGNMVKSKLATPFPSGETQKLMKTTRRRLVARVDGEYGMVAQLRSDLPREIGGIYWVFQDNAYTSPYLPIFTGVTHVPEVYSTYNPKEYSDNSARWAIDFVDNLLYLNWQDGKKDLDAARTPMEQSFFERNAEIEKEFIALQKKNPKKAIELLNKYTQECADTIMQTYVQLRNTLITKYTNNRMR